Within the Flavobacterium sp. N502536 genome, the region CACCGAATATAGCGAAGCTACAAACATTATTGCAGGAACGATCAATAAAGACACCAAACTTCTAAAACGCAATACGTATCAATTAGTTGGAGTTGTTTATGTGACCAATAATGCTGTACTGTCGATAGAACCCGGAACGGTAATCAGAGGAGACGACAAAACCTGCGGAACGCTGGTGATTACCAACGGATCAAAAATTGTTGCCGAAGGTCTTGAAACAGACCCTATCGTTTTTACTTCCAATAAAGAAATTTCAGAAAGAAAACCGGGAGACTGGGGCGGAATCATCATTCTGGGAAAAGCTCCTATTAATACCTTAGGCGGAATACACGTTCTTCCTTTTGATCTTGAACCCATGTTAAACCATTACGGAGGTCAGGATGCCGAAGACAACTCAGGAGTTTTAAAATATGTGCGTATTGAATATTCCGGTCGAAAATTAAGCGCGGCCAAAGAACTTAACGGACTATCATTAGCTGGTGTAGGGAAAAAAACAATTTTAAGTAACATTCAGATTAGTTACTCCAATGATGATTCTTTCGAATGTTATGGTGGAGATTTAAACCTGAACAATCTGGTTTCATACAGGACTACTGATGACGATTTTGATTTTACCCAGGGTGCACAAATCAATATCAATAATAGTATTGCCATTCGCCATCCCTTTTCATCAGACGTTTCAGGTTCAAGATGTTTCGAAGTTGACTCCTACGACAAAATAGGGAATACCGATATGAGCAAGAAATTAACCAAAATAAATGCCAGCAATATTACGCTGGTAAATCTGGAAGAAAACAATCAGGGGCTCGTAAGAGAATCGGTTTATGTGAGAGAAAACACCTTTTTTAACTTAAGCAACAGTATTGTTTCCGGGTTCACTCCTTTTGTTTTATTAGAAGGAAATATTGGGAACGGAGAAGTCAATTTAGCCAAAATCACCTTCAAAAACCTAATTGTTAACAATTGCAATGGCGGAATTACAAGTGAAGCTGGCGGCGCAAATACAGCAATTGAGAGTTTTTACAACAATCCTGTTTTCGATATAAATTTTACTAAAATTAAAAACAGCGAATTGTTTGCAACGCCTAATATCAAAGGAAATCCAGACTTTAGAATGAACGTAAACAACACGATAGCTATTGGTAATTAAGACATTAAAAAAGCTGCATTTGCAGTAAAATTTAACAAATTTCAAAAATTATAAAAGTTTTTTTTGATTTTTTATGTCCTGTAATTCAAATTACATTTATATATTTGTGAAATCAAAATAAGATATGAAAACAATAATGAACAATACTTGGTGGTGGAAGAATTTACGTCGAACGTCGTGAACAAAGCTTCCTATGGTATTGTAAACTATAAATATAAAAGGCTTGTCATCACGACAAGCCTTTTTTTTTGGTCAAAACACAAGTAAAAAAATAGTAAAAACTTAATAAACGAAATACTTTGAAACCTTTTATACTCAACACACACTACAAACAAATTCTGGCCGATACCGTTACGCCGGTAAGTGTTTATTTTAAAATCAGGGATAAATTCCCAAACAGCCTTCTACTGGAAAGTAGTGATTATCATGGAAATGACAACAGTTTCTCTTACATCTGCTGCAACCCGATTGCGACGATTAAAATTGAAAATGAAACCATTTCAAAAACTTTTCCTGACGGAACTAAGGAGCGAATTTCAATTGACAGTTCAACAAATATTCCGGAAATACTTCAGGAATTTTCAAGTCAGTTTCAATCAGAGAAAAACGACTTTAAATTCATCAATAATGGTTTGTTCGGGTACATTTCTTACGATGCCGTTCGTTATTTTGAGAAAGTTTCGATTGCCAAAAAAGACAAAGCTACTTTAATTCCGGATGTTTTTTATGCCGTTTATCAAAACATCATTGCCATCAATCACTTTAAAAATGAGGCTTACATTTTTTGTCACAGCGTTGATGGAAAAAACAACATTTCGGAAATCGAACAATTGCTGCAATCCCGAAATATTGCTTCGTATAAATTTACCAAAGAAGGTGAAGGTTTCTCTAATTTAACCGATGAAGAATTCAAACACAATGTGGCTTTAGCCAAAAAACACTGTTTCCGTGGAGATGTTTTCCAATTGGTACTTTCACGTCGTTTTACCCAAGGTTTCAAAGGAGATGAATTCAATGTATATCGTGCTTTACGCAGTATAAACCCGTCTCCGTACTTGTTCTTCTTTGATTATGGCGACTTTAAAATATTCGGCTCTTCACCTGAGGCACAAATCATTGTAAAAAACAGAAAAGCAGAAATTCATCCTATAGCCGGTACTTTTAAAAGAACCGGAAATGACGAACAGGATGCCGTTTTGGCCAAACAGCTTTCAGAAGATAAAAAAGAAAACAGCGAACACGTCATGTTAGTCGATTTGGCCAGAAATGATCTAAGCAGAAATGGTCATGATGTAAAAGTTGAAAAATACAGAGAAGTTCAGTTTTTCTCTCATGTCATTCACCTGGTTTCAAAAGTAACAGGTTATTTACACGAGAAAGCAACAACCATGCAGGTAGTTGCCGATACTTTTCCGGCAGGAACTTTAAGTGGTGCTCCAAAACACAGAGCCATGCAATTAATTGAAGATTACGAAAAAACCAATCGCAATTTCTACGGAGGCGCCATCGGATTCATGGATTTTGAAGGCAATTTCAATCACGCCATTATGATTCGAACGTTCCTCAGCAAAAATCACCAATTGCACTGTCAGGCCGGTGCCGGAATAGTAGCCAGCTCTGACGAAGAAAGCGAAATGCAGGAAGTTTACAATAAACTAAGAGCATTGAATACAGCCTTAGAGATGGCGGAGAAAATATAAGTTTTTTTGTTTCAGGTTTTGTTTGCGTTGCAACAACATGAAACTTGAAACCTGAAACAAAAAGAACCTGAAACTTGAAACAAAACTAAAAAACAACCATAAACACAAACTAAAAAAAACGATGAAGAACATTATTCCATTTTTGATTGCTATTGTATTATTTGCTTCTTGTGAAACTAAAAAAGAATCAGACAAACTTCCTTTAAACGGAACCTGGCGTCTGATATCAGCTGAAACCACAGAAAAAGATTCCTCTTTCTCGACTTTCAATCCAAAAACAAAAATGATTAAAATTATAAATGATACTCATTTTGCTTTTTTCAATCATGATTTGAACAACGGAAAAGACAGTACCGCTTTGTTCTTCGGCGGAGGTGGAAAATATACTTTAAAGGATAGCACTTACACCGAAAATCTGGAATACTTTAACAACCGTCAGTGGGAAAACAATACCTTTAAGTTTGTAATAAAAATCAAAAATGACACCCTGATTCAAAAGGGAATCGAAAAAATAGAAAAATTAGGCGTAGATCGTATTATTACTGAAAAATACGTTCGAGAAAAATAAAAAAAATGTTTCAGGTTTTCTTTGTTTCAGGTTTCAAGTTATTGGAATCTGGAACCTGAAACCTGAAACTTGAAACAAAAAACACAATGAAAAAAATATTAGTTATAGACAATTACGATAGTTTCACTTATAATTTAGTACACTATCTGGAGGATTTAAACTGTGAAGTTACAGTATACAGAAACGATGAATTTGACATTGAAGAAATCGCCTCTTTTGATAAAATATTACTTTCTCCCGGTCCGGGAATTCCGGATGAAGCGGGATTATTGAAAGCCGTGATTCAAAAATATGCTCCAACAAAAAGTATTTTAGGCGTTTGTTTAGGACAACAGGCTATCGGAGAAGTTTTCGGAGGAACACTTTCAAACCTTGACAAAGTCTATCACGGTGTTGCAACAAATGTAAAAACAGTAGTTTCAGACGAAATTTTGTTTGAAGGTTTAGGAAATGAATTCGAAGTTGGTCGTTACCATTCATGGGTTGTTGATGCCAACTTGCCAGATGTTCTTGAAGCCACTTCAGTTGATGAAAACGGGCAAATTATGTCACTAAGACACAAAACATTTGATGTAAGAGGCGTTCAGTTTCATCCCGAAAGTGTTTTAACACCAAATGGAAAAAGGATTTTAGAGAATTGGATAAAGAGTTAATTTAGTACTTATAAACACTTAAACAAAAAAACATTTTGACTTACAAAGATTATCTAGCAAACTAGTTGATCTTTGTAAAATTAAACTTTAAACATTCAAAAACACAATAATGAAAAAAAAATTACTGTTATTATTTATTCTAATATCATCTTACATATTTGCTGCTGATGTAACCGGAAATGTATTTTTAGAC harbors:
- a CDS encoding anthranilate synthase component II — its product is MKKILVIDNYDSFTYNLVHYLEDLNCEVTVYRNDEFDIEEIASFDKILLSPGPGIPDEAGLLKAVIQKYAPTKSILGVCLGQQAIGEVFGGTLSNLDKVYHGVATNVKTVVSDEILFEGLGNEFEVGRYHSWVVDANLPDVLEATSVDENGQIMSLRHKTFDVRGVQFHPESVLTPNGKRILENWIKS
- a CDS encoding anthranilate synthase component I family protein; protein product: MKPFILNTHYKQILADTVTPVSVYFKIRDKFPNSLLLESSDYHGNDNSFSYICCNPIATIKIENETISKTFPDGTKERISIDSSTNIPEILQEFSSQFQSEKNDFKFINNGLFGYISYDAVRYFEKVSIAKKDKATLIPDVFYAVYQNIIAINHFKNEAYIFCHSVDGKNNISEIEQLLQSRNIASYKFTKEGEGFSNLTDEEFKHNVALAKKHCFRGDVFQLVLSRRFTQGFKGDEFNVYRALRSINPSPYLFFFDYGDFKIFGSSPEAQIIVKNRKAEIHPIAGTFKRTGNDEQDAVLAKQLSEDKKENSEHVMLVDLARNDLSRNGHDVKVEKYREVQFFSHVIHLVSKVTGYLHEKATTMQVVADTFPAGTLSGAPKHRAMQLIEDYEKTNRNFYGGAIGFMDFEGNFNHAIMIRTFLSKNHQLHCQAGAGIVASSDEESEMQEVYNKLRALNTALEMAEKI